The following proteins are co-located in the Shouchella hunanensis genome:
- a CDS encoding small acid-soluble spore protein P, with amino-acid sequence MKGNSKARRNQPQHPDSNQPQKQSGSHKTKKANHVSQTNGEG; translated from the coding sequence ATGAAGGGAAATTCGAAAGCTCGACGCAACCAGCCACAGCATCCAGACAGCAACCAACCACAGAAACAAAGCGGTTCTCATAAAACAAAAAAAGCAAACCATGTAAGCCAAACGAACGGAGAAGGCTAA
- a CDS encoding YjcZ family sporulation protein → MSGGFGTGGGFALIVVLFILLVIVGASWF, encoded by the coding sequence ATGAGCGGTGGATTCGGAACAGGCGGCGGTTTTGCTTTAATTGTTGTTCTTTTTATTCTTTTAGTAATTGTCGGAGCAAGCTGGTTCTAA